The Patescibacteria group bacterium genome includes a window with the following:
- a CDS encoding glycosyl transferase — translation MKEKIFIIILNWNRADDTLACLKSLSSLDYFMLDPNVVVVDNGSTDNSIDRISKFEPHNFKLHLIKNNSNFGFAKGNNIGIRYALKNKADYVMILNNDTLVERKLLLNLVSVIKNDKKVGVVSPKIYFAKGFEFHKERYKKEDLGRVIWYAGGEIDWQNVMGINRGVDEVDCGQFDLVEETGFATGCCSLFASYVLEKVGLFDERYFMYFEDVDLSVRIKKAGFKVFYQPDGVVWHKVAQSSGIGSGLNDYFISRNRLLFGFAYASFRTKAALFKESVRLLFKGREWQKKGVVDFYLGKFGKGSWD, via the coding sequence ATGAAAGAAAAGATCTTTATTATTATTCTTAATTGGAATAGAGCTGATGATACTTTAGCTTGTCTTAAGAGTTTATCTTCGCTTGATTATTTTATGCTTGATCCTAATGTAGTCGTTGTTGACAATGGATCAACTGATAATTCTATTGATAGAATTAGTAAGTTTGAGCCCCATAATTTTAAGTTGCACTTGATTAAAAACAATTCCAATTTTGGTTTTGCTAAAGGGAACAATATTGGTATTAGATACGCTCTTAAAAACAAAGCTGATTATGTTATGATTTTGAACAACGACACGCTGGTGGAAAGAAAACTTTTGTTAAACCTTGTTTCGGTGATAAAAAATGATAAAAAAGTGGGTGTGGTTTCTCCAAAAATATATTTTGCCAAAGGCTTTGAATTTCATAAAGAAAGGTACAAAAAGGAAGATTTGGGTAGAGTGATATGGTACGCGGGAGGGGAAATTGACTGGCAAAATGTTATGGGGATTAATCGGGGTGTGGATGAAGTTGACTGTGGGCAATTTGATTTGGTTGAGGAAACTGGTTTTGCTACCGGTTGTTGTAGTCTTTTTGCTTCTTATGTTTTGGAGAAAGTCGGTCTTTTTGATGAACGTTATTTTATGTATTTTGAGGACGTTGATCTATCAGTAAGAATTAAGAAAGCTGGCTTTAAAGTTTTTTATCAACCAGATGGGGTAGTTTGGCATAAAGTAGCCCAAAGCTCAGGTATAGGTAGTGGTCTTAATGACTACTTTATAAGCCGAAACAGACTTTTGTTTGGTTTTGCTTATGCGTCTTTTCGAACAAAAGCTGCTTTATTCAAAGAAAGTGTTAGACTTTTGTTTAAAGGCAGAGAATGGCAAAAGAAAGGTGTTGTTGATTTTTATTTGGGTAAATTTGGTAAAGGTAGTTGGGACTAG